ATCCAAAGCGGTAAAACAGCTGAGTTGCTAGCATGCTACTGAAAATGTAGTTTATGTTAGTTTAATGTTAAATACTCCCAACACTGAAGCTTCCATCTGAGATGGGACGGTAATGGAGCCAACAAAATGTCTCATAgcacataaaaacatttaacataGAAGAGATGtaatttattgatttgttttattGCTTGTCATGCTCTGTTAGGACATTGTGTTTAAGTGGAAATGTGGACTCAAAGAGCGTTTCATATTTCCGAAGCAGACTGCACACGTTCTTATGGTGAATTTTTTATTGTCTGATAAAGGAGGTCAACTTATGAGCCAGTTTTTCATCCTCCAATGTGCCAAGAAAGTAAAAAACCTCATTGAAATAGTTGTAACAGTCTGAATGCTTGCCAGATGGAAACGCTTGCTGATATTTAATTGGCAGTTTTCCCCTTACTCTCCTCCAGGGCTGTAATTATTGATGATTCAAGGTTTGTGCAAGCCGTCAGACAGATTACAGGCGCTCCGTTTTCAAGCCCGGCGCTTAACTTGGAGTCCCTTTGAGCAAATATTGAAATGTTTCGTTGATTTCCTTTTTGCTATAacattttctttcatgtttgATGCCATTAGAGTTTATGGTCCCATATTTTATGATCATGGCTTATTATTGGTTAGCCAGGCATGTTTCAGGATAGCTAGACATAAACCAAAGAACAGCAAAACCTGGTTTATACCGGCATGGAGCAAGTTTAAAGGAATAGgtcactcaaaaattaaagttcatattctcaccctcatattgttccaaacctgtacgactttctttcatctaaaaaatatatattttaaagaactgttttcatctatacagtggggtccaaaacaacattgagTGATTTTAAACTGAAACCAGTGTTACTTTTAGTATCATTAATATACTGTtatagttaatattttgaattagattttattttttgtattttctgctttcattttcatttgagtTAAAtcttagttttagtcatttttaatgtctatatagtttttaagttttagttattttaatacTTAAACTTTAATACTTAAAATGATATTTCAGCTGGTGGCCaatgcaacatttctcattttctttattttattttagttcatgtttatttcaaataatgcattttttcacagatatttttttttttttagattttggatttagttaacgataataaccctGACTAAAActagtacaattttttttctgaatttggaatcaaatcaaataaaaatattatgaaaaactaatgaaaataaaaacgagaaatgttgccttggaaactagctgaaataaatgtttgttgaaagttgaagtactaaaatttcaaaagctgaaaaaaataaagctatataaaaattatgaaaGAAAACTAATAGAAATGACAAAGGCACGTACAATttctaaaaactaaaattaaaatgcaaactggaaatataaaaataaaagctaattcaaaatactaaaatagtatattaaaggtgctctaagcgatcctgagcggagtaacttcctgttgacgttcgaagtgttttcaaacaaaacagaagctagctagaccctccctcctcctcctcctccccctcccatccgtgcttcctgaaacagtcatgaacgcgcatttaaaatcattcttgtcggctATTGGCTGGAGCTTGTTtgttatgattcgtggtccaggctgcaccagtttgtttttattgccatttttggagcttgtggcgactacagagactgcgttttttttttttacagtgtgttcaggggacaggcagctagcagatagtgaggagatgtttgctgtatgtgacaaaaaaatgttttggcctaaaaacgcgtgacatcacttagaggacctttaataatactaaaataacacagccAGTAAACCCTGAGGCATTTTTAGGACCTAACTATTTCTCTTCTTTTTCTGAAGCCGAATACCAGCAGCCGCTCATGCTCGGAACAGACACCGTCTCTCGAAAAGGCTCGACGTTCAGGCCCATGGACACCGAGGCCAAAGACAAGGACAACGAGGCTACTTCTCACTACGACCACCTTCAGACGGGCATCCAGTACGCTTTGCCACTGACCAATCAGGAGCCAGAGTACGCCACGCCCATCATCGAGCGCCACGCCTTCCGCAAAGATCCCTTCCTTCCTGATCCCAGCTACAGCGTCCCAGGGGTGGTACTAAACAAAAGCCCGTCGTTTCGAGCAGTAGAGGGCAGTAACTGCAGGAAAGTGATCGGAGGACTGGCTGGGGGCTACCAGACACCCCAGATCAAAATAGACAGGGGGAATTACCCAGAGGACATCTACGACAGCCCTAAAATCGCGAAGCCCGTCGTGAAGAACGGGAGTTGCTTGGCGTACCAAAAACCCCAGATTAAGTCCCCGGCGCAGGAGTGCTATTCCACTCCCAGAGACTGCGTCAGACTGCCCTTCTCTGGACTCAGACCAGACCCGGAGGGCAGTAGGTCCGACCCAGAAGGCAGCAGCTCAGAGGGAAGCTGAGAAGAACCATACTGTGATGTTCCAGATTTACCTGACTCAACAAAATCACCTCCAGACTCTTCTTAACTTATTTGTGTATGAGGGACTCCTTGTTTTTGTATTTCTGCAGTTGTAAAGGACAGCGGAGGCCGTGATCAGTTTGTGTAATTTAACGTTTGTTTGTATATATGAGATACTTTGTCTTGACCAatcaagatttttattttttaaatgatcctGTTTGTGCCAGTTTTATTTTCAATCAAATGCAATATGCAGAGATTTGCAGGGATAACCGCGATGATGCATTTGTTCCCTGCTCGGACACAAACTGTGAATGTGAGCCAgattttcatgtattttacaaTGTGACCATCATCTCTTCTCTGAACAtccttaaagagttagttcacccaaaaattacactCATGTCGTTGCAAACCCATAAAACCTTCGtccatcttcggaacacaaattaagatatttttgatgaaatttgagagcTCTTTGACTCCTCTATAGACAGCAtttttcaatgtccagaaaagtagtaaagacgaCGTTAAAACAGTctacgtgactgcagtggttcaaccttaatgttatgaagcgacgagaatactttttgtgtacaaaaacaaaacaaaacaaatctatCAAACAAATTCGTCTCTTCCCTATCgttctcctatgctgttgacGTTCAGAATCctgactcagtattggccggctcctgcgtcagcatcacatgcatgcgtcgtgctgctcacgtgtgcaGTGTTGGCCAATACCGAGTcggtgttctgacgtagaacctggaagtgctgaacgtaaacagcgtaggagaataACAGGGGAGAatcaaatttgttgaataaagtagttacttttgtgttgtttttgtgcacaaaaagtattcttgtcgcttcataacattaagattgaaccactgcagtcatgttgactattttaactatgtctttactacttttctgtaCCTTAAATTGCTGTTTatggagtcagagagctctcgaatttcatcaaaaatatcctaatttgtgttccaaaggtgaacgaaggtcttacgggtgtggaacgacatgaaggtaattaaaatgttcatttttgggtgaactaaccctttaaaggacaACTTTGATATTCAATCAGCTTTGTATTATGACAATGTCggtaatatatgtaaatgaacaagCTGTGCTCTTTCTCCTTGTGTCCTACACCATGATAGCCctgtttatttgtcagcaaaagaCATTTTTTGCGTTATCTGGTGGGCTTTTGGCGACAAACAAACGGGAAGATCTGGATGCAGGTAACATGGTGAAAGAGTATACATTGTTCACTTACATATACTGTACTACCAACATTGTTGTAACAATACAGAGCTGTTTGAAAATCCGCAAAGGTCTACAGGCAGATAACAACAAGATATTACAGCAAGAAGATCTCCTGGTGCAAGTAGGAGATCTTTGGGAGCTTTGTGGCTGGAGGAACGCAAGTTCCTGGACAGTTACTTTGGTCGTTCTCATAAAAGTTGAACTAAAGGCTATCTCTATACcaataaaaacacatgaaataagGTGAAAATGTCGATCTACGCAATCTAAAATGGAAGCAAACTGTGTTGATACAATAAAAATGCAAGCAAAATGATCTGAAAGTGATCTGATTTTGACATGCCACTCATTTCCAATGTATATTGGGTGTAAGGGTTGttaatatcagccattttggatGATTTTTCATCTCATTCTGTTGTATGCAATTGCATTGTTGAATCTCAAATGTTCTGATCTTTGCTGAATATTGATGTTGatttgtgttgttttggacGCCCCTGGTTTCCATATGCAAATTGAGCAATAACAGACTAAAATTTCTTATCTGATGCTGTTTTTATTTGGATTGTCTATAGGAGTATAAAGTATGTATGTACAGTTTTGAAATGTATATTTAGTTAAAAAGCAAAAATGAGATGTTACTTTGTTCTGTCAATgatttagttcacccaaaaactgtTTAATTCATTCTCAttccattccaaacccatatgaatTTATTcttctgtgtgtatttccaatAAAATTAAAGTCAGAGGCTGTCATTTTTGAAGCTTCTGATAGAAATTTTGAAGAGATAGAGTCTAGTttggagtaaatgatgacagtattttcatttttgggtgaactttcctTTTAAGCATCCAGAAGATCTGGGAGTTGCTGCTGTTTAAAGGACAATCCTTGTTAAAGATTACTGACAGGTCTTAATTTCTGTGAAATGTTTTGGCGGATGTGCTCGATGGTTAATGTTTGATATGCCATGCTGGTGTGTTGAAGTGCTGTGCCACTGAGAATCTCAGTGCTGTTTGTGCCTGTCTAAACCCTGATTAAAAGCACCAGCAGTTCAGCATATCCTGTGATAGCCTCTTGCTTTAAAATATGTGAACGTCTTTTAATCAGCAGGATCATCTAAGTATGATTGGTGAAAGCAGGATGTCACACAAGAGGTGTCCCAGTGGGAGAGTGATCAGGAATGTAACTGTGGGGTGTTAGTTATGGGGCAGCAGCTGATGGTGACCCTGCTGTTTAAATCTACCAGTCAGGCGCCCTGTATCACATTTCCCATCCTAAGTGTGTAACAATCACTGGCCTGaccgttaaagggttagttcacccaaaaaagaaaataatgtaatttattacttaccctcatgccgttccacaaccgtaagaccttcgttaatcttcggaacacaaattaagatatttttgttgaaatccgatggctccgtgaggccttcatagggagcaatggcacttcctctctcaagatccataaaggtactaaaaacatatttaaatcggttcatgtgagtacagtggttcaatattaatattataaagtgacgagaatatttttggtgcgccagaaaacaaaacaaaataacgacttatttagtgatggccgatttcaaaacaatgcttcaggaagattcggagcacaaatgaatcagtgtgtcgaatcatgattcagatcgcgtgtcaaactgccaacggctgaaatcacgtgactttggcgctccgaacagcagattcgatacactgattcatttatgatccaatgcttcctgaagcagtgttttgaaatcggccatcactatataagtcgttatttttttttttttttttggcgcaccaaaaatattctcatcgctttataatattaatattgaaccactgtactcacatgaactgatttaaatctgtttttagtacattaatggatcttgagagaggaaatgtcattgctggttatgcaggcctcactgagccttacggtcttacgggtgtggaacggcatgagggtgcgtaataaatgacagaattttcatttttgggtgaactaaccctttaatgttaacaTGAGTCTTCATCTATTCGATTCTGGTGGTGCATATGCAATCAAACGGGTAGAAAGAGCAGCATTTGTTACGTTTGGTAACAGCCATTTAATAACTAGCAGACattgttacattataaaatgcTATTCATGTGTATGATTACTTAAGTGTTATCAAATAGTAGTCATAAACTTAAACAgctttgtgtgtgtgggagGTCTTTGTGGGAAGCGGAACTTTGTGTGGGCTGATAGTTCACGCCAGGGCGCGTAATCCGTTAACACCTGCGCGTTAAAACCTTACAGTCTATGGTTAAAACCCTGCCAGGTtattatgaatatgaataagGTCGATATCACGTTGCTTTATTACCTTGCCGAAGCGCCCAGTCATATGTTAACATTAATGAGGTGAGTGAGACATTTGCCTTAGCCTGACATGAAATaatagtatgattttttttttttttaaatggaacgTTTTAGagaaattctaaaaaaaaaaaatttcatatGTTTTTGTTGAGAATCATTTGCTATATCAAAATTGTATGATCTGAAGCTCAGAATCTGtgcaatttggtgcagttgTTTATAAGTTAATGAGATCTTAATTACAGAGGACTTACATAAAATGCCACATATATACATAGCTGTCAATATCTCCCAGTAATATATCTTAGtaagatatttaaatgcttagttttatgaaaACATAATGCAAATGAACACGATGATTGAGATATGTAAGCTACTAATAAACGTTCCTCAAAAGCCcgatgtatcatatttgatacattttaatttgattttctAAAAATGATGTATGAATAATCAAGTAAACACAAGTTGTttcagtccagtaagtgttcatcttaaaatattactaacaatataaaagttattacTTTTGTTTACTTAATACACATCAGTAAAGATTCCACAGTAAAAAGACAGGTATACTAAAGGCTGAAGTTTTTAGTTATACTAAAAGgacttttacttgctaaaaaagtataaaatgtaaatcaGACGACAAAAGGCATGTAGtagattgttttattttaagttttgcgtatcaaatatgatactttATACTGTGAATTTGTTCTGTCAAGCCGTACTGCTCCCTCATGTTTAAATGAGGTACTGCAACTCAATTGTAATAAAGCCGTTATCAACACCTCAACAAAACACAATGCTCTTGGCAAATAAATTTAAGTTTATTGAAACATGTAATGTCATACATTAACTACATGTGGAACATTTATCCCAATCCCCTGTGTTTCTGAAGAACATTTCCTATGACACTGGAAAAAtagaaacagaaaaataaatcacaaacCAGAagggctaaaaaaaaaaaaagaaaaagaaaaaaaaaaaaaagaggggaaATATTCCTCAAGGTTAAAGATGCATCTGTACTGTTCCACGCACTGGCAGTGTGGGAAGCATTTGGTGCCCGCGGACACGCATCATTTCTCAGATGAACTAATCAGTAACAAGAAAATAAAGGTAACATGAGTCCACTGAACCAGCCCACATACTGATAAAAGACCATCCGGCGCTGATTGTCCTGACTGCCCTCATCTTCATTAAATACAAACACCTGTGATGATTACAGTGGGGTGATAAATACCAGACTATGTGTGTGATAAGCAAATACcatatgaatatttaatatttatcacTCAAGCTATGCTTCCTTGCTGAAAACCAGCCTAGACCATCTAACCACCTTGTTACAGGGAtaaatcacccaaaaatgaaatttctgtcatcattttcatcatgagtttctttcttctgttgaacacaaaagaagatattttgaagaatgttggtaaccagacagttgatggtagccattgacttcaatagtaattttttttccctactatggaagtcaatggctaccatcaactgtctggttaccaacattcttcaaaatggaacaacatgagggtgagtaaatgatgacagaaatgtcatttttgggtgaactatccctttaaagtgtctttttctttttctttcagcaGGGTAAAACGTGTTTAGGGAACGTTTTATTGGTTACGTTATGTTTCAGTTAAATATATAGTAATCAGTGTACAGACATTTAGACTGGAGCATTAGATGGTTGAAGCTGAAGATGCTATTGGGATACCGGCATGAGAGAAAAGTGATATGTTAAATAACTTAATGTTAGGAAAGCAACACTGATGATTATAGGAAACTCTTCTAGTGATCTATACAGTAATGATCTTACAATTCACAGATTTGAGGCACTAAAGCCAACTCTAAGACTGAATAGGGCAAGATAGTTGTCCTTGATTTCTGTACCCTTTTATGTTTTGCACAGAATATAAAGGTTGGCTTGGATTAAATAACGCTATGCTACATTTCTGTGTAAAATGCAAGTACACTTCCCTAACCAGATAATATCAGTATCTTTCCTAAAGACACAGTTAATACAGTAGGTTCAATGGCACTATCAGCTCAAGATAGAGATTGTTTAGCAAAGATGCTCAAAAACACTTCTGCAGATCGGTAtctcatattaaaaaaaataaaacaattaaaaaaacctGTTAAGAAATGTCCGGGTCATATTTCActctaaaataaaaagaaaataagatcgGTAATAATTTTTTAAGTAAAGAAGTTGTTTGATTTTAGAGccattaatatttattgttataattttgcattatatatatatgaatatatatatataaattaccatattaattattattggaattatttgacattattttacGAGAAATAAGCACAtccagaaaataaaaaaaataaagactaTTAGAAAATTAAGAATACAATTTTTGCATcaatatactgtgtgtgtgtgtgtgtgtgtgtgtgtgtgtgtgtgtgtgtgtgtgtgtgtgtgtgtatatatatatatatatgtatgtatgtgtgtgtgtattatacataatataatatattataatatatatatatatatatatatatgtatgtatatatgtatgtatgtgtgtgtgtattatacataatataatatatatatatatatatatatatatatatatatatatatatatatatatatatatatatatatatatacacacttctTATTATTTGGGGTAAAATATGACCTGGATTATCTCTTCTATGAAACTGAAAATGGCACATTTAAACTTACGTGTGGAAAGCAAAGAAACGTAATCTAATCACATGTGGATGTGCACTGTTATTACAACACCCTGTGTTGTTTCTCTTCCGTCACCCACTGACCACCCTGTGCACAAAACAGGAAGTGACATTATCCTGTTTGCCTTTGCTTTAGAACAGGATCGGCTCACACTAGGCTAAAACCGCGAGGTTAAAAACGATGTTTTATATGAACGTACACTTTGAGCAAACAGTAACTCATTGCTATATCCATCTACTTCAGTACGAGAGAAGAAGTGTGAATCGTTAAAGTACATCTGAGCTCAGATTCAGCTCACCTATGGAGGGTCATTAAATGCACGGTGAGGTTACACAAAAGAGGAAGTCAAGAAACTCTTATACCATATAATTCCATCCAATCACTTTAGTCATCTATGCAGATCGTCATTTTGTCCCCTCAAGTGTTTCTTTACAACTATAGACCAAGATGGTGACGTATATTTGCAAACAATCCTTTGTGGCCACTGAGTAACATTATGTCCTCTTCTCTCAGTGTTTCTCAGTGGTTCATCCATCTCCAGTGGACGTTGAAGCAGTCTGTTCTCCATACGGCATAAAACGAATAATCTCGTATGTTACATATTATACATGTGCAGTCTTAATCTCTTTCTGCTCTCCGTCTCTGCGCCTGACGCTCCTCTCTCATCTTCAGGATCATTCTCGTAGGCTGGAGATCTAAGAGGAGCTCTCTGCAGACTCTGCTGTCTTGGAGGTCTTGTCGTCTGAAGGGCTTTCGCTGGACAAGCCGGTATCTCCGTTCTCTGTTCTGTTGTTTGCTAAGTGCTTCCCTACAGCTGTAAGGATAAAGAAAATGGATGGCCAGTTTAGATAAAATGCACTGTTTTCTTTAAACCATTAACTAaacctttggttttaatgattAACTGCTGCGCAGATTGTAACAATATGAttacatacactactgttcaaaaagggtttttttattgaaagaaattcatacttttattcagcaaggatgctttaaattgatcaaaagtaacagtgaagacatttataatgttacaaaagatttctattccaaataaatgctgttgaactttgaactttctattcatcaaagaatcctggtgatttctgaatgatttcccaatgatttctgaaggatcatgtgacactgaagactggagtaatgatggagtaatgatgctgaaaattcagctttgcatcacaggaattaactgtaaaattttaaaacatattacaaaataaaaatcagttaAAATATGACtgattttactgcatttttgatcaaataaatgcagctttgctgagcagaagagactaATGTCAAATCTCACCAACCccaacagtagtgtatattttttatataataatttgatATAATTTATGTTAATCTATGTTAATATCaagttgtattttaaattacctttattattatagcattatttattcattaattcatattaattacttATTGTCTTAgcatcaaatataaaaatattttaaaataataataaaattttaatatattatgaacaaacaaacatgaactGACAATAAACAATAGTATAAGTTGAAATAGGACAAAAGTATACTAATAAATTGACAGATTAATAATAGCCTAATattattttagcattatttattcatttactttTAATTGCCTTATCAGCATCAAAGattaaaaacaattatgaaaaaatattaatgtattacaaacaaacatgaattgACAATGAATaatagtatatttataaatgtaaatggtttaataaatgctgtagaaaatgattttcagttttgggtcaTTTGCCATGAAGAAAATCAATTCATTTCAATGGACTTGCCTTGTAGAGAGGCGGGGTCAGCAGTGCCATTGTTGTGATTGGCTCCCGATGCCTCTTCCAGCTCGTCCAGGTACAGACGGTAGCGGTGTCCGCTGTCATCTTCATACTCCACGTTCTCGTCATCAGAGTCCACTTCTGGAGCCACATAAACCACTTCAAACTCGATTTCCCCCCTctgtagagaaaaaaaaaaaagttagtgtCTTGAAGTGTGGGTGTCTGTATGCATGTTTCTTATGTGAGGTAAATATAACCTTTGATTGCTCACACAAACCtatcatatgacttcagaagacttgagtCATATAAATGGTGCACTTTTGTTGTTACTTTAGAGCTTGACACACTATGTCCACTCCTCACTTcctttcatttaattaaaaagagTGGCcaccttttgtgttcaacagaaaaaagaaagtcaaatgtgtttggaacaacatgagggtgagaaaatgatgaaagaattttcatttttgggtgaactatctctttaaagcaGTACGTTCTCTTCAAATCCGTCATAATTACACCTCACAAGCCCAATTAAAGAGCATCTTAACCTTTGGGAGGTTCTCTGCAGGTGTGAGGATGGGATTGAATCATGATTCTAATAATAAGTCATAGGTCACATGCTAAGCCTGATCTGACAGCCCCCTCGTCGAGCTGAAAACTGAACCGAAAGAGAGTCTGTGTGCGCGTCTCACCTGCTGTGAGAGGATAGTGACGGCCTCTTTGTGCTTTGCATCTCTCAGGTTGATGTTGTTGACAGCTAAGATGGCATCTCCCACATGCAGTCCTCCGCAGCGCTCTGCAGGCTGGGTGGGGTGGATTTCGGAGATGAGGATGGGGACTCCATGCTCTTTCCCACCCTGTATTAGTTCCATGAATGCAAACATCAAATCAGACTTTGATTTTGgaacaaacattaaataaaatcatGCCTAGTTCACAATCATAAAAAATGAATGGAGCAGCCTATATATTAAAGCAAATGTTGAACTCACAGTAATAGAGATGCCAAGTCCTTCATGATCTTCTTTGGCCAGAACCACTTTGCGTATAGGGCCGACTCCTTGAGTCTTCTTCAGAGAATCTGTGTCCTGGAGAGgtaaattaatatatacatattaatatattaatataaatataatatataggaCACACTCAAGAGTGAATCACATGAAAATAGTCatagttcatcaaaaaataaaaaaataaataaataaaatatgcaaatcagcatattagaatgatttctgaaggatcatgtgacactgaagactggagtaacgatgctgaaaattcagctttgcatcacaggaataaattactttgtcaaatactTTGTCATTCTCGTTACTGGGAGTATAtagtatatttaatatttaaaatctatttcatttaaataattttatagaCTAATAATTAagtcaatattaatatttaaatacgaaaaatcttacattttatatttactatatttaaaaaatattttatttaaatatattaatacatatattctataatatattgcattatataatatataaagatttaaaGACTACAGTttaattcaatattaatattaaatatatttttaaaaattatttttaaaattgcaAATTTGAAAAGTAAAATTTTATGTATGCAGGGGCAGCATGATTGCCATTTCTTAAatttcacaatgcaaaaaaaaaaaaaatgcttaaaataggcttattaattattaataattattgcaaattattaatttaaatcatttttttaaataaaaaatgtatttattatttaaaaaagtatataagaaatataataaaatataagaaattacatttttaatttctgaTTTTGATTTTGGGTTGAAATACACTATAGGCACATTATTCTCTTGACTATTCAAAGTTCAGTCTGATATAACTAGTTCGCCTTCTGTATGCAATATTGGCAAATGAACTCAATGTGCTGTCTTACATGCCCCACAGGTGATGGCAAGGGCTTCTTGGGATCATTGCGCCCCCTGCAGGCTCGGATCACCGTTTTGTGGCGGTGCAGGTGAATCTCCGCTTCAAGCTGGTTCCACAGTTTGTCATGAGCTGGTCCTTTCATGTCTCGCCCGA
Above is a window of Megalobrama amblycephala isolate DHTTF-2021 linkage group LG11, ASM1881202v1, whole genome shotgun sequence DNA encoding:
- the gopc gene encoding Golgi-associated PDZ and coiled-coil motif-containing protein isoform X2; this encodes MSASAGGAGSPGSALSPGPASAPGSGMSMFRWLEVLEKEFDKAFVDVDLLLGEIDPDQADITYEGRQKMTSLSSCFAQLCHKAQTIFQLNHKLEAQLVDLRSELTDVQAEKVVVEKDVHEQLLQLHAMQLKLQAKGGQAVDSDSIKDRMEKELEASKKEKVKEAKLEAEVKLLKKENEALRRHIAVLQAEVYGARLAAKYLDKELAGRVQQIQLLGRDMKGPAHDKLWNQLEAEIHLHRHKTVIRACRGRNDPKKPLPSPVGHDTDSLKKTQGVGPIRKVVLAKEDHEGLGISITGGKEHGVPILISEIHPTQPAERCGGLHVGDAILAVNNINLRDAKHKEAVTILSQQRGEIEFEVVYVAPEVDSDDENVEYEDDSGHRYRLYLDELEEASGANHNNGTADPASLQAVGKHLANNRTENGDTGLSSESPSDDKTSKTAESAESSS
- the gopc gene encoding Golgi-associated PDZ and coiled-coil motif-containing protein isoform X1, translated to MSASAGGAGSPGSALSPGPASAPGSGMSMFRWLEVLEKEFDKAFVDVDLLLGEIDPDQADITYEGRQKMTSLSSCFAQLCHKAQTIFQLNHKLEAQLVDLRSELTDVQAEKVVVEKDVHEQLLQLHAMQLKLQAKGGQAVDSDSIKDRMPVPSVEDKEKELEASKKEKVKEAKLEAEVKLLKKENEALRRHIAVLQAEVYGARLAAKYLDKELAGRVQQIQLLGRDMKGPAHDKLWNQLEAEIHLHRHKTVIRACRGRNDPKKPLPSPVGHDTDSLKKTQGVGPIRKVVLAKEDHEGLGISITGGKEHGVPILISEIHPTQPAERCGGLHVGDAILAVNNINLRDAKHKEAVTILSQQRGEIEFEVVYVAPEVDSDDENVEYEDDSGHRYRLYLDELEEASGANHNNGTADPASLQAVGKHLANNRTENGDTGLSSESPSDDKTSKTAESAESSS